From one Rhodamnia argentea isolate NSW1041297 chromosome 1, ASM2092103v1, whole genome shotgun sequence genomic stretch:
- the LOC115740223 gene encoding uncharacterized protein LOC115740223 produces the protein MVDVDRRIAGITPAHVAGLRRLSARAAAAPSAAASRNGLLSFSSLSEHAMVHLRNSGVRVQPGLSEADFARAEAEFGFSFPPDLRAVLSAGLPVGPGFPDWRAAAGPARLHLRASLDLPVASVSLQVARNAFWPKSWGPKPPDPEKSLRVARNALKKAPILIPIFNHCYIPSAPSLAGNPIFFVDEHRVFCCGSDLSDFFHRESLFRSSDYEPEEEEALQRQRSLGARRSLDGRGGGAGRSTRWVEFWSDAAFDRRRRISSSSLSSSSSPERFFDLPTDTQFPNWVDEYMERIGSVLRGGGWSESDVSELLEVSASDEFFGEEMVLMVDRQAVLDSLLLKADRFSDRLRRAGWSSEDVADAFFGFDFRPGKEKRPARKLAPKLVERLGRLAESVSQ, from the coding sequence ATGGTCGATGTGGACCGGCGGATCGCCGGCATAACCCCGGCCCACGTGGCCGGCCTCCGCCGTCTCTCAGCCCGAGCGGCCGCCGCCCcttccgccgccgcctcccggAACGGCCTCCTCtccttctcatctctctccGAACACGCCATGGTCCACCTCCGCAACTCCGGCGTCCGGGTCCAACCCGGCCTATCCGAGGCCGACTTCGCGCGAGCCGAAGCCGAGTTCGGCTTCTCCTTCCCTCCCGACCTCCGCGCTGTCCTCTCCGCCGGCCTTCCCGTCGGCCCGGGGTTCCCGGATTGGCGCGCCGCTGCCGGCCCGGCTCGTCTCCACCTGCGCGCCTCCCTCGACCTTCCCGTCGCCTCCGTCTCCCTCCAAGTAGCCCGCAACGCGTTCTGGCCCAAATCCTGGGGCCCGAAGCCGCCCGACCCGGAAAAGTCCCTCCGTGTCGCGAGGAACGCCCTCAAGAAAGCCCCCATCTTGATCCCGATCTTCAACCATTGCTACATCCCTTCCGCTCCGTCGCTCGCGGGGAACCCCATCTTCTTCGTCGACGAGCATCGGGTCTTTTGCTGCGGGTCGGACCTCTCCGATTTCTTCCACCGCGAGTCGCTCTTCCGGAGCTCTGATTACGaacccgaagaagaagaagcgctCCAGAGGCAGAGGTCTCTCGGGGCGAGGAGAAGCTTGGACGGCCGCGGTGGCGGAGCAGGGAGGTCGACGAGGTGGGTCGAGTTCTGGAGCGACGCCGCCTTCGACCGCCGTCGGAGAATCTCGTCGTCGTCATTGTCGTCTTCCTCGTCGCCGGAGAGGTTCTTCGACTTGCCAACAGATACCCAGTTCCCCAATTGGGTCGACGAGTACATGGAGCGAATCGGGTCGGTCTTGAGAGGCGGAGGATGGAGCGAATCGGACGTATCGGAGTTACTGGAGGTCTCCGCGTCTGATGAATTTTTCGGGGAAGAGATGGTATTGATGGTGGATCGTCAGGCGGTCCTCGATTCTCTGCTCTTGAAAGCCGATCGGTTCTCGGACCGCCTCCGGAGGGCGGGTTGGAGCTCCGAAGATGTGGCGGACGCTTTTTTCGGGTTCGACTTTCGACCGGGGAAAGAGAAGAGACCGGCCAGGAAGCTGGCGCCGAAGCTCGTTGAGCGGCTCGGGCGACTGGCTGAGTCGGTTTCCCAGTAG